TGAAGACATATGAAAGAAATTACAACCTTGACTCTGAGTGATTGGCGAACACTTCAATAAATGGAGACATGTATGCATTCTTCAATGGTTGAGCAAATAACAATATGGAAAGGCATAAAATTCCTCCCAAGATTTGCAACAAAATTCAATTCTAATTGAATCcaattatgttttcttcttaaacTTGACAAAGTTATATGAAAGCACTTTGAAAGAAATAGTTaataatatacttaaaattttaaatacaggaGGACTTGCCATACTAAATAATAGTGTCATACTTTATAGTCATTAAAACAATATGGCAGAGTGATATCAGCAAAATGAAGGCATAGGAGAGACACAGCCAGATCCCCCACAAAACAAATATTTGGCAGCCATTTATGGACAATAGTGCCTTTGTGGGAACTTTGGTGTCCGGATAGGAGGTTCCAAATTCCTAGTGGAGACTAGGACCAAGGAGGGGAACTTTGAGAAGGCAGGCCTATGGACTGTTCCCCTGTAGGGTGGGCACCAGTCTCACTTGTCTTTGGTTTTGGGACTAGCCCTTTTCACCAAGAGACCTGGGAGATGCCACACCTGTCCATGTTAACTGATAAAGGCCTGCTGACCTTGGACACTACTATAATCCTTGAAGGACTCCCATGACCCAGTTCCAGCTTATGTTCACTGCaacgttatttacaatagccaagatatggaagcaatacTGGTATCTTTGCCTATCACtacatgaatggataaagaagattggtacacatatacaatggaatattacttggccatcaAAAAGAATTAAATCCCACCATTTGTGACaaaatggatggacctagaggtaATTATGCCAAACATGTGAAATATGTCAAACAGAGAACGATAGATagcatatgattccacttatatgtggaatctaaaaaacaaaataaatgaacaaatacagaAACTGAGATGGAAGGGGGTTtgaagggctgggtgaaaaaagtgaagggattaagaaattaaaattggcagttacaaaatagtcatagggatgtgAAATACaccatagggaatacagtcaataatattaaagttctttaaaatattttttattgatttttagagaagggagagaaacagcgatgtgaaaGCAACATCAATCACTACCTCCCGCACATcccctgggaatcaagcctgcaacctgggcatgtcccctgaccaggaatggaattggcaacctttcagtgcatgatgTGACACCCAAcctactgatccacactggccagggcatagtcaataatctatactaataaaagggcaatatgctaattagaccagatagaccagacgtcttccagacatccttccagacaaagctgcagcagctgtgagggccgaggagGGACAGCATCCatggtggccagcagtggcagcagcagtggggtgatgtgggcagcgccttcccctgatcagcctggtcgcctcctgcagaggtaggccagactgcagcttaggcccgctccccgccatcagtaggacatcccctgagggctctcggactgtgagagggttcaagctgggctgagggacccctcccttcccagtgcatgaatttttgtgcaccagacctctaggcctatataataaaagcctaatatgctaagtgtctggttgtccagtcagcTGTTGAAcgaatcaaagagtaatatgctaatgatgttcTAAGGCCGATCAACTACTCTGTATGACAggtattgaccaccagggggaagatgctctgaccactaggttagcttgctgctggggtccggctgatcaggactgagtgagatggtccagacatgccctggagccctcctacagtccctccccagctggccaacctaccACGTCCCTCTCCAGctccgatcatgcaccagtggggtcccttggcttggcctgtgccctctcacaatccgggaatcctgggggatgttggagagctggtttcggccccacGGCAGAACATCCGgctgctatgatacacactgaccaccagggggcagatgctcaatgcaggagctgccccctggtggtcagtgtgctcccatagggggagtgctgctcagccagaagctaggctaaTGGCTGATgtgtgcagcggcagtggcaggagcctctccagcctttgcagcagtgctaaggatgtccaactgccggcttaggcccactcccctgccaCTACTCCCACACAATGACtgcgccggccccactcacacccactgacagtgcagagcgattggggcacACGCCAGCAGTGGCTGCGagctgtggctgctgccctgatcacccctaaggaGCAGttggaggtggagaagccctcaggggtgattgggactggcagctgctgctcacacccactgacagtgctgagtgATGAGGACCAGCACCGGGCTCTGGCAGCGGATAtgagtggtggctctggtgctggatgcaggtgcaagtggggccattgccagcagtgggtgcgagaggcggctgctggcccaaATCTCacttcaggagcaggggaggtggagaagccctgaggggagaTTGGAGTCAGcagccactcacacctgctgatggtgcccagagatcagggccagtgccaggttccagcagcaggtgtgagcggcagtTCTGGCGGCAGCAGCGGGTGCAAGgggaccagtgccagcagcaggtgtgggcACCCAACAGGACTGTAGCGCgcaggagcaaataattttcagtaaccaccagaggctcacccaataacagcaaccagtgccctgccttggtctggtacTCCCACTAACCTGCCCCATAATCCCTCTATGGCCAATGCCTGACATGTTCGGTgtgtgctccctggtggtcagcacacatcatagtgaccgggagcagggttgctggcagacaggggacccagggctgtagtttgaggggccaggcaggggcatggaggatgggctgagacctgcccctatgcccaccacagcctcgcagtcctcaattcctttcaaggtgcacaaatttgtgcactgggccccaggTTTAATGTAAGAATAGATATAACgattgaatatataaaatagggTTTAAGATATGGAGATTAGAGTAAGCATGGGTATGTCTTATTCTAAGTGGAGTTCCATaagaagaggggaaaaagaaTGGAAGAATGAAGCTGACATATATTTGAagtggaaatatctgaaaattttCCATACCTCTTGAAAGATACCAATTCCCAGATTCATGAACACTAATAACTCTCAAAAAGgatagccaaaaccagtttggctcagtggatagagcgtcagcttgcggactgaaaggtcccaggttcgattccggtcaagggcatgtacctgggttgcgggcacatccccaataggagatgtgtaggaggcagctgattgatgtttctctctcattgatgtttctaactctctctatatctctcccttcctctctgtaaaaaatcaataaaatatattttttaaaaaaaggataaataaaaatctaCTGCTGCATATgcataattaaattttattaaatgaaatataaagagAGAACTTTTAAAGTGAGAGAAAAGACAGAATAGCTTGAAGAGAGTAACAATTACACTGACAATCAAATTATCAGATGCAGCAATAGAAATCAAAAGCCTgtggaataatattccactgtgctGAAAGAATTTAGAATCACATAACCATCAAAGTATCATTCATAAGTAAAAGCAAAATACTACCAACATTCGAGACAGAAAATTTCCTTCAGTGAGCGTATGTTGACAATGTAAAGCAATACCATTGCACCTGTTGTGgatcaagaaaaaaagatggcTAAAATACTTGAGAGAACAGAAATAGTCTTCTAAGGTCTTTACTTTGTTCTAAAGGAGAATGAAACTATAGATGAAGTACATTTTGATAAGTTAAGCATGTATGTGTGACTTTTCCAGGATATAATGAAAGTAATAGAGATCAAGTACAAAACTTCCAAACTCAATTAatgtaaaagaaggaaaaaacgaTCAGAGAAAATGAACCACAAACAAGGCAGGCACATAGGAAGCATAACATATAGTAGAGATATCCCTAATACTACTTACTGCaattaaaatgaactaaaaagTTCTATTTAACAAAGATTGTCagacaggaataaaaaaaataaaaatcaaacaatgtGTTCATAAGAGGcacatataaatgaaaagtaTACAAACTGTATTTAAAAGTTGTATACATAATAAATGCAAACAAAATAAAGCTGGCTTAACCACATTAATACTACATGAAACAGGCTTTGAACCAAAGGTATTATGAGATAGAGAGGtccaccatctatatatataaaaagccagcgactatAATGGCCATAAGGACCAtaacgactggtagctatgacacctACTGTGGACAGCGAGCCTGTGATCAGGAGGTGGGGCCGGCTGTCCAaccttgtggcccctccccactgccggcctgTCCCTGATCAGACTATCCACCCTGATCAAGAGCTGGCTTCTGGCCAAATGTCCCCTCCTTtccccctggtcagccctgcccccaatcagcccaccccaccacgtggctggcctggccctgatcacaaGCCTCTaacccaatagggggcagggctgggtggccaaactcctgcagcccctcctcctggctggccacGCCTCTGATGGGCCCATAGCCCCTCCCCGCCACTGGCCCTGACCCTgatcgccccccaccccaatagggggcgaggccagcccaccaacctcctgcagcccttccccccaccagGCCACACCCCAGATTGGCCCCTTACCccaccaggggcagggccagccaggccaaccacccatggcccctcccccaggccactggcccctgatCAGACCCCCTACCCCATTCAGGGATGGGACTGGCCAGACCACCACCCAAGCCCCTCCCtatggctggccctgcccccaatcggcccccaacCAAAATCGGGTGCAGGGCCCGCTGGCCAATCGCCCaaagccccttcccccagctggccagcccttgATCAggccccgattggggccaggccagccggaccgcaaccatacacaaattcatgcactgggcctctagtataatgataaGAGTTTCACTTTTCAAAAAGATATACCTGTGATACATACTGAGACTATGTAATTATGCATCTAAAAACAgtgtcaaaatatataaaataagttttGACAGATTATGAAGATAAGTGCACAAATAAAACGCCTTAGTGAAAGGATTTCAAAATTCTGCCTACCAACTTATAGATGTAGCAGGTGAAAGAAAATGATAGATCAGTACAATATATGACATTTGAGATAAACAACTAACACACTTGATCTAATACACCCAATAATTTCAGAATATAAAAGCTTTTCAAACACATATGGAGcattaatgaaaattaataacaCACTGGGCCTTCTTGAAActctaaaaagttaaaaagattaatatcattaaataaatttatCCTAATAAAATGTTGCTTTTATCTTGTATATTAAGGTTGTTcaattgtttggttgttcagctgtttggtctatttgcatattagggttttatatatatactagaggcccggtacacaaaaatttgtgaactcagggggagggggggtccctcagcccagtctgtggcctcttgcagtctgggacccctcaggagataacgacctgctggcttaggcccgctcctgggtggcagagggcaggcccaatccctaggtgcagcccctggccggtctcagagcagggccaattggggagttggggcgccacaccctgtcatgcacagagcagggcggatcgggaggttgcgatgccacccccagtcatgctcagggtagggccgattggggggttggggcaccatcccctgtcacactcaaggcagggtcggaggggaggttgtggcaccacccctgtcacgcacagagcagggccaatcagggggttggggcgctgccccctgtcacgcacagagaagggccaatcagggggttggggcgccgcaccctgtcacacacagagcctcagggtgatcagggggttggggagctcccccctatcaggcacagagcagggctgatcagggagttggggtgccttcccctgtcatgaacagagcagggcggatagggaggttgtggccctgccacctgtcacacaatgagccacagggcgatcagggggtttgggcgctgccccctgtcacactgatcccggtatgggaggcctcgcagctccgctgatgccagtgctgggagacatattacccttttactatataggatagaggcctggtgcacaggtgggggttggctggtttgccctaaagggtgtgctggatcagggttggggtccccactggggtgcctcgccagcctggatgtggggctgagggctgttttcaggctgttttcaggctggcgggtgactgaagctcccaactgctcctttttttctttttcctttttattctgggccagctttagctctggctccagctctgaggcctctgctgctgaaagctggtatctggtttgtttgggttctataattgaaacactgtatcaacttcagctctgagatcccggcgggctgaaagcaggtttctgaggttttgtttagcttctatatttgtaagaatgtttcaaactgcaagctcagaggccggcagtgggcAGGCGAGGAACATTGGAgtccctccgtcactgaagcaagcaagcctcatgtttgcttcaagctgcctggctgccggccgccagcttggctggcagttaatttgcatattgccctgattagccaatgggaagggtagtggacgtacgctaattaccatgtttctcttttattagataggattatattttttatttctaaaaattataggtttcattttaaaatctgtttagtcattttctatattttcttgcTTCTTATTCATATATTCaaacacttctttttctttttattacatgttatacttatttatattcaattttaatgatttaaatattGCACTGTGTACCCATTATCCAAAGTCAAAttatctcctgtcaccatatattaggaccccccattcaccctccacccccttccctctgacaatcACCACTCTGCTGTttttgtctatgagtttcagttttatatcccacatatgagtgaaatcatatggttcttagctttttctgagaTTTCACttataatgttctcaaggtccatccattgttgcaaatggcagtatttcatccttccttatggctgagtagtattctattgtgtatatgtaccacatgtttatccagtcctctatcgcaggacactttagttgtttctatgtcttggccaccatgagtAATGCTGCAAgtaacacaggggtgcatatatctttgcgaatacatgtttttttagtttttcggGTATATACGCAGGCTagggattactgggtcatatggtagctctatttttaattttttgataaaTCACCAGACTGCTGTCCATGGTGGTTGtatcagtctacattcccaccagttgtgaatgagggttcccttttctccaaaacCTCTCCAATACTTGGTATTACTTTGTCTTTATAACAGCCactctaacagatgtgaggtggtatctcgtagttttgatttgcatttccctaattgctagtgagATTGAacttcttttcatatatctattggctgctCGTATATCTTCTTGGGACAGACTGCTTCATTCTGTTTTGCCAGTGGTTCTCAGGGAACTTTAAAAGACAACCAATGCCTGGGGTCCACCCCCAGTGATCATGAATTAATTGGTCTGAATGTGGCAGGTGTTTCTaagagtttgagaaccactagatAGTGTGATAGAGTCTCAAGAGATCTACATGCAGTTCAGCCAACCAtgccctgtgttttttttaagcaatCACCTTTCACAGTCTAAAGAAATCTGGCCTCTGGTCCTAGATTATCTGGATAATGTTCTCAACTCATCACTCCTCTTAGCTATAACAGCATAAGAACTATTACTTATATCTAAAGACTGTTACACAATCATTTACATGAAAAAGTACTGTAAAgctttatcatcattattaatttatttttttgtctagGGCCTCTGGCCATttaatgggggaagggaggggaagggaaggaggcacaAGGAGCAGTGGAGCCCTAAGGCCAGTCCCAGGCCCTGTCCTTCATGCTGGTCACAGTCATTGAAGCAGCAGCAGCACGCCCAGTGCCAGGCAGGTGGTAGCCGCTGCCTTCAGGCTACCTGCAGGGATGGGGGCCCTGTTACACAGTTCGCCATCGCAGCAGGTGGAGTTGAACTTGTAGGTGACGCCCTGGTAGATGACAGGCTCTACACGGCGGCTACATGAAGTGGACAGCATGCAGCCTTTGTTGGTGACAGGGCCGAGGCCGGGGATCATTCCTTGGCCGGTGAAGCACTGTTCATCGTCGCCACAGGTCATGGGGATGCCGGGGCAGATGGAGGATGAGTCGGTCACCTCACAGAAGATGCACATCTTGATGCCTGTCATGACTGTGGGCAGAGCCATCACTAGGAGCAGTAGCCAGCTAAGGACCATGGTGGCCTGGTGGCGGTGGGCCTCCCGGAACTGCTGAATGACACTCCGCACGTCCACAAGACTTTTGTCCCTGGATCTGGCCTCCCGGGGTCAGCACTTGGAGTGTCCTCGGTTCCCAGCGCTCCGTGTCCCTCTCAGGAGCTTCTTCCTGACCACGGCTCCCGAGTCCCGGGGTCTCTGAAGCTTCCCCGGGACAGAGACagccagtggctgctgccccaagaGAATCTTTGTGAAGCAGAATGGGGTGACCTCACAGACCCCTCAGGGTTCCACTGGCCACTCTGGGGGTGAGGTCATGGGTGGAGGAGGGGTGTCTCAATATGAAAGGCAGGTTGACTCACTGACCTGCCAGGGAACAAGGTCATTGCTACCCCACCGAGGTAAGAACACTCTACCCAACACTTGCCATCCTGGCCACTCAGTCTTAGGCTCTGCTGGGTGCCGGGTGCTGctcctgcccagtgcccatgGTGAGCCCGTTTCTCAGATGGGCAAACCAAGGCCCAGAAGGAAAAGGGAGGTGTCCAGAGCCTTAGAGCCAGGATTAGATCCCAGGTTTATTTAATTCCAAAGatggcatttattgagcatctgctgtgtGCAAGACTAGTGCTAGATGCAttaaaggcctactcttgcactgtGATGATAGGACTCGGAAAGGAGGGGCTCACCACAGCTCCCAGGCTTCTAGCATTGGACAGGGTGACAGGCACCATGCAGGGAGCTCCACCTATGCTCTCCAGTTGGAATCTTTCTACCTATTAGCTCCATTTCTCAGATGAGCAAACAGGTACACGGAGCAGGCACAGCCAGAACCTGGCACACAGCTAGTGCTTAACAAATGGGGGTCATTATAGGAAGCAGCTGAGTCTTAAAATAGTCCCCACGGGTGTCAAAAAAGGAACTCTTTCTCTTTCCAGAGGGGGAAAATGAGGCATTCCTTAGTGGGAACAGGCAGAGCCCAGGTTTAAACTCAGGTCTGCATCCAGATGATAATTTAAGTATCTTAATATGTTGTCCTCATGGGGTAGGTACCATTGTGGTCCCCATTCTACAGGGGGGATGTTGAGGCCAGACAttggcaggattttcttttttttaaatattttttattgttgttgactatattacagatgtcccccaatcTACCCCTTCTTCCTCCCCTGCTCCAAGGCCCTCCCGTACtctaggtcttcaccacactattggctgtgtccattggttatgcatatatataataataaaagcataatatgctaagtaaaccagacgtccttccagacgaccttccggatgaagctggggctgcgagggaagcccgggtcccaggtgcctgctggcggccagagggaagcctgggtcccaggtgttgttagagggaagccagtgctggcagccaggggaaggaaggcctactcttgcacgaatttcgtgcatcaggcctctagtatatatataagttctttggtcaaTCTATTCTCATCTCCAAACACCCTGCCctctgagatatgtcagtctATTCTATGCCGCTGGaactattttgtttgtcagtttattatgttcattagattgcacttataagtgagatcatgtgatacttgtctttctttgattggcttatttcactcagcataatattcttcAGGTCCATCAATGATGTTGGAAAGGGTGAGAaatccttcttttctacagcatAGTATTAcatgtaaatgtcccacagcttttttacccactcgtctactgatgggcactcgggctgtttccagatctgagcataaattgtaaattatgctgctatgaacatagaggtgcatatattctttctgatgagtgtttctgatttcttgggatatattcctagaagtgggtcaaataggagttccatttttcatagtttgaggaacctccatactgctttccacagtggctgcaccaatctgcattcccaccaacagtgctcaagggttcccttctctccacatccctgccaacacttgcttgttgatttatttataatagccattctgacaggtggaagatgatatctcactgtggtatTATGGTTGTGGGAAGTGAGTCTCAACCCTAGTAAAGTGACCTCCAAAAGCAGCAGCTATTTTAATGTTGTACATGGGAATGTGTACATTCCCATAAGCAGATGGCACAGGAGGGCTTAACAGGCATAGCTTTACACTAGTACTGGTTCTGCCCTAAAAACATGTCCTCCAAACATCTGTCTCAAAAAATAAATGGTATGGATTAAGAGAAGACTTTCAGACAAAAGTTGTGTTAATATTTCCTACCCTGCCTCCTTTTTCAATAATCTCTGTACCTTTTAGATACATATAGTCTAGTAGGAAAGGAGATACAGTATTTTGGATTAAGCAATcatgaagagattaaaaaatacttaaaaatatttgcctTGCTTGAATCTAGGCATGGAGGTGTTTGTGTGTGGCTCTCTAGGTTTTAAAgtaatattcaaaaatattttttctgaataCAGTAatctttatttaattaaattttaaattaaaggtCAGAGTACCTTTTGAAATTTATTCATTGCAAATATTTTGAAACAACACTATGTTGCTGATGTAGGGAGGGATTTCACTGctgcttttgagagagagagagagagagagagagagagagagagagagagagagagagagattggagtATTCAT
The sequence above is a segment of the Myotis daubentonii chromosome X, mMyoDau2.1, whole genome shotgun sequence genome. Coding sequences within it:
- the LOC132224906 gene encoding sperm acrosome membrane-associated protein 4-like produces the protein MVLSWLLLLVMALPTVMTGIKMCIFCEVTDSSSICPGIPMTCGDDEQCFTGQGMIPGLGPVTNKGCMLSTSCSRRVEPVIYQGVTYKFNSTCCDGELCNRAPIPAGSLKAAATTCLALGVLLLLQ